The Oryctolagus cuniculus chromosome 13, mOryCun1.1, whole genome shotgun sequence sequence CCCAACTATataattttaacacatttttttctagagcttttgctgttgattttttttaaggtacCTTATTTAGGGCATTCtggtatagtaggtaaaaccCCTGCCTTTAGCACCAGCATCTCACTTGGATGctggtcatgtcctggctgctccatttccagtccagctccctaatggcctgggaaaagcaacagagaatggctcaagtacttgggcccctgccatccatgtaggagtcctagatgaagctcctggctcctggctttggcctggccctgggttggccattgtaaccatctggggagtgaaacagcagatggaagatctctctcggtttctctccctctctctctgtaactctgactttcaaataaataaatttttatttttaagatgtgttattcattagcttttaaaaatgtgtctatcTTTCAGACTAACTTTCTAATAGGTCAAAGACTGTCTTAAACATAAATAACTAAACAATTATTGATTGCTTAAATGAAAGATTAAGTAGAGTACTTTAAAGACAGTGAAACTGTCTTGGACATGGTATTTGTTTATTAAAGTTATGAATTACTGTTTTCTTACTATAAATATTTGGGTTTTACTGCTTGATGTGAGTCAGTAATAGTACAATCTTTATGATAAAATAGCAGTTCATGTTTTATAGTAATGATAATATAAAGAAAGTATGTATGTCACTTGGGTAGAACTGCAAAAGACTTTCCAACatcttgttctcttttttttgtttgtttttgtcttctagttcatcATTCTTGTAGTTGATAGCATTGACAGGGAACGACTAGCTATTACAAAAGAAGAATTATACAGAATGTTGGCTCATGAGgtaaattttgaaagcaaatcTTAGTAAAGTATCTGTGCAGTGGTTTTCCTTTTTTACAAAGATTGATGTGATGTTGGCTTTTTCATCATTAGCAAAACTTGATGTGTGAGTATTAAATTAGAAGTCTCACAGACAGAATTTTTCATTACTTTGTCAAACTTAAAACATTAATTTGTAAACCACTACTGTTACTGCAAAGATTTTTCAAAGTTAAAACCATTTATGCATGCCTTAATTTCTATAAATGgagtaagaaaaaggaaaattctgTCTTCCCCCCAGAGTTTATGATTAAAAGTCTTTTAATGAATAATTTGAGTATATGGAAAATCTAACCCAATAAAAACACGTTCATGCACTCATCATTTAACATAAGACACCAGATACAAGACCTCTCCAATctgattttttctcctttttttctcagAAGTAGCTAGTATCCTTAAAGTGGTTATTATTGTTGCTAATCTTATTATAATTTTACTACATTTTTGTGTATCTAAGTTGTACATACTGTATTCCATGTTCTTGAACTACTATATAATGGtatcataatgtgcattttttccATAACTTGCTTTTGTTCATACAACGTTATGATTTATATATGTTAATACAGCTTTAGTTCATTCCTTTTAACTGTAATATTCTGTATGAATATACCACATTTGGTCTTTTCTATTAATGACCACAAAGTTTATTTCTAACATTTGGATAATATTAAAAATGCAACAGCAAACATTAATCCAGGAGCCTAAGTTTATATAAATACTAGTAAATAGTAAATATTGCCCAGCTCTCACATCTACTATAATAGTTTACATTTTGGAGAAACTATAGTATTTGATAACATACTATCATATGTTCCCATTAGAATATTGCTTGTATAGTTTGCAGTTAATATTTAGGTTtcaggtttattttctttttagtgtGACCCTTTTGGCCAAGAATTAGTAATATAATTATCTAGTTTAAATTAAATCCTTGTTGGAATGAATCGTTAAATCAAGGTTATGTGAGATTATTTTCTAACTGTCCAACAGAATAGATTTTGTCCTTCTGTTTCATCAGTTTATTTTGACTTGTGATATTTTATTTACTAGGAATATTTTGTTAATTGCAGGATTTAAGGAAGGCTGCAGTTCTTATCTTTGCAAATAAACAGGATATGAAAGGGTGTATGACAGCAGCTGAAATCTCTAAATACCTCACCCTTAGTTCAATTAAGGATCATCCATGGCACATTCAGTCCTGCTGTGCTTTAACGGGAGAAGGGTAAGTGTTGATCAGTCTTAGGGGAATTGCGGCTTCTTTCagatttcttctagtttttttatatgctaatgtgttgttttcttcttggctcctatctgttttgttgttgctattcTTAAAGATATGTTGTGTGTTGTGTTTTAGGATTACAAGGTGGAAattactttttttcccaaagatttatttatttatttgaaagagttacacagagagaggagaggcagagagtgagcgagcgagagtagtcttctatctgatggttcactccccaattggccgcaagagccggagctgcgccaatctgaagcatttatttgaaaggcagagagaaagagagagagagagagagagagagagagagagagagagagatctcccatctgctgattcattgcttggccagggctggtccaggacaaagctaggatccagaaaCACAATCTGGGTTTTgcttgtaggtggcaggaacccagctatgtaagccatctcctgctgcctctcaggtgcacattaacagcaAGCTAGACTGGagggtggagccagaacttgagccaaggcattccaatatgggatgcaggtatccctgGTGGCATATTAACCAGTGTGCCAAACACCCCCGCCCTTTCTGAAATAACTTAATGTAAGTGTAAcgctttgctttaaaaatatcacaataaggggctggtgctatggcgcagtatatgtgtaaaactgctgcctgcagtgttggcatcccatatgtgcagcGGTTTGATTCTTgggggctccacttccaaatcagcaccctgctgatgtgcctgagaaagaagcagaagatggcctaagtacatgggtgcctgcacccttgtgggagactcaaatgaagttcctggctctcggcttctgatcagcccagctccagcctttgtggtcatttggggaataaaccagggatgcagatggaagatctctgtctctgtaattctgcctttcaaataaatcaatcagtctttaaaaagcagaatacCATAATAAACTTTTGAATTCAGTTTTCACAATCTTGTGTTTGTTGTTACTTTTATCATTTACTAACTGAAAGATAACTAATGTCAACTGAATTAACAAAGAAGCTTTAAAGAAATCTcatattttcaacaaaaaaaCTTAGACCTTAAACTCCCAGCTTTCCACAAGAGTAGATCTCCTTCATTTAGGAGTCCTTTTGAGATGCATACtcctatataataaatatttgagacaATTCTCATTATAACATTATAACATACTCTTCCTTTCCTAAGAATTTCAGTGTACATACGAGGACAAGGAGAACCCAAGTGTTGTTTACCTTATATTACCTGGTCTATAGCCAAGAACTTACTTATACTCAAATCAGCATTGTTAGTTTTTGTCATATTAAAAATAGCTTGTTGGGGTCTGGTGTTCTGACACTACTaattaagccactacttgagatgccagtatccagttcaagtccagagtgcccctcttctgatccagcttcctgccaatattcCTTGGATGGTAGCTCCATGTGAaggacccagattaagttcctggttcctggcttcaatctaggccagccctagctgttgcaggcatttggagagtgaaccagtggatgaaagatctcagtctctcgctctcactgacttataaataaatcaatcaatcttaaaaaaaaagtttgcaacaTAATAGCTATGTGTAGatctttgcccttttttttttttttcaatttgacaggtagaattatagacagtgaaagagagagagacagagagaaaggtcttccttccattggttcactccccaaatggctgctatggctggcgctgcgctgatccgaagccaggagccgggtgcttccttctgatctcccatgtgggtgccggggcccaagcacttgggccatcctccactgccctccatggccaggtagagagctggagtggaagaggagcaactgggactagaactaggcccatatgggatgccagcaccgcaggcggaggattaaccaagtgagccacggccctggCCCCTTGCCCAGTTTTTAGGACTGTGCtgttgtggctttttggggagtgaactaggggatggaagacttctctctctctgcctatgcctatgcctctctatagctctacctttcaaataaataaatcaattaaaaaaaaaaataaagactgggCTGTAAGCATTCCATTCTTTAGAATGTAGAGGGTAAGGTGAAATTTCTACCGTCTTTTCTCTGTTGGTCAATTTTGGTTCATTTTGAAGGTTTGGTACTGGCAGGGCTTAGTATTTACAGTCTTCAAAATAACACTGAAAAAATTTGTATTACTTGGCTGATTAAGATCATTTTGTTTAAGTGAACCTTCCATTTTAcatattatagttttaatttaatGTTGTCACTGAAGTATATAGTGATTATAGTGTCAACCTTTGGTTGATAGTAAGTGTACTTTCAGTTTTTAAgcattaagtttttaattttgaacatttttctgcttttgtttaagATTATGCCAAGGTCTGGAGTGGATGACTTCCCGGATTGGTGTGAGATAACTTTTCTGCTTCAAAGAGACTCCTCTATTTATTCTGTgacatgaacattttttcctagTACCTTTGGCTGCTAAGGCAGCAGCATGTTTAATTTATAACAACACAAACCTCTATGAGCAACACTTGAATCAAGTGCAGCTGAACTGgaacataaaagatttttttcttaacttttttttaaatgcactaaTATTCAGTTTGATGAACATAATGTATTACTCTGTTTTCTGCGACAGAATTCTTCTGACTGCTTATTCTAATTACTCAATGACTGCCTTGTAAGAAATATTTGTCATATGTTTAACATTTTCTTAAGTATTGTTATAACTTTAATTAccaatttatttaaattcttgACCACCACTCCCTCCTAACCAGATAATTACTGGTTTCACAGAGTAGTAGTAGGAATCATCAGGTACCACTTGCAAATTGCTCCAGCACTAATTATTTGCTCACTCTATAAACCATTCATCTTTTGGATAGAATTTATTATAAGAAATCTGCCTAGAAGCTATATGTAAGGAAGATTAAACATTATGAGTACTTGCCTTCAAATTTCCCCATTATTGGAAgtcatgaaataattttaagttgCTATTAGCCTGCAAATTAAGTAGGCTGTTTTTAGATCTAAAGGAATGAAGTTCACTTTTTTGCTTACAACATTTGGTCAAAAACAGATCAaagtaacatttatttgaaagcccacCTTTGATGGTAAATATTGGATAAATCTGATATTTTCAGGTCACATTATTCAATGCATATATAATTACCAGAAGTTATTAAAGAATACCagcagtaaaatgaaaatattagagTATATTTTACTATCAATTTACAAATAACTTTTATCAGCAAATATTTCAGTCCTTTTATTTGCACAAGACATCGCATCTGATTTGGGCCATAACTAAAGTAGAAGCATGAACAgtccattttattaaaaatgaaagaagtatCTGTCATAGCATTTCTGCCACCAGCAGTATATTACTTAAACCATGCAATTTTCTGATACCTACTTGAGGGTATTGTCCTTGCCATAGACTTGAAACAGTTGCCATCTTCGTAGTTAGGCCTGAGTGCtcaaaattttatagaaaattgcTGAGTTTCATCTtagcttttaaaatatgagaCAGCTAATATTCTCAAAAACTTACAAattaagaaacaattaaaattaaagtcCTAATCTTCAAAAGTGTATTTATTGGATAGCAATAAGTTTTCAAGGCAGTTGACTGATATGAAAAATAATCTAAATGGTGTATACCTTCATAAGAGGGAAGATAACTATTGcaatttcaattctgtttatttaaatTGTGTGATTTTGCTGTAATGAAAGGGGTAAAATGCACACTTTAAGAAAATACTTCATCTTGCAGTATTCcttagaatcaaaaatggagattCAGTGTTCATAATATCAAAATACCTGTTCAAATGtggtattttttcaatttttatgtgtAAGTTgatttcaattttgcttttttcagGTTACTTATTATCATATTTAGTTGAATTTGTTTAGTTGAATGTGATAACATTTTGCTGGTTTCTATTTAGTGATAGCACATGAAAAATTACCAGAGGAAAGCTTTTTGGACTTTGGGAGATACCGTTTtgttttgaatgtttttcttAGTTATTCTGTACCAAGTAGATTGTAAGTTTAATTTAGTTTAGTTTTTAATGTAACCCATAATCAAGAATGTAAGAGAAAAGCAGATATAAATcgatatatggatatatatgtgTGATGGGAAGTGAGGTAGGaattaagaaaatacatttaCCTAAAGCACACTTTGCCTGAATTTCTGTTTGGTTATATTGTTTACTGTGAGAACTGAAGAGAATTCTCATAAGCTGTCCTGAAAAAAGCGTATTTAGTATAACAGTGTTTGTTATTGTGAGATAATTATCTGCCTTCTTCTAGCTAATAAGATTGGCTGGCTCAGTTTTCTTCTATCAAATTATATGGTTATTTTTTGTATTACCACATCAGCATtatattgaaaatgttttttaatagtTGATTGTATTTTGTCAAACAGCTAGTAACACTCAAATTtgctatttaatttttacaatacagtttattttgaaagtttttttgaaCATGCTGTTAGTTTTGGATTTGAGTGCTTTGTGTCAGCCATTTGTTGAAAGTAAAATTGGCATCCAGGTCAATTTTGTACCAATGGTTGGGAAACATTTGATTAGGAAATtaatgtaaaacatttaaaaagtattttataggTTTTCATTACCGATTTCCTGTTACAGTAATAAGAAAACTGACTCAATTCTTTACTCCAAGAGAATGTTTTAACCTAAGCAAGTATCTAATACTAAAACACTGATTCTGACATTCATTGTAAATCAACCAATTATAAGATATCATCTGgtgaaaaagagaaatttatgaTTAGTGCCTTTATTCATATTTTGAGAGAAGTTCTAAATTCTGTATCTGTTATTCAGAAGTCATATTAACTAGGTCAACAATGGGAtaatttgagtttcagctgctgcTTTTAGCTCCTCATACTGCCTAGCACAGCTTCTGGTAAGTTGGAAAGCAAGGGAACCAGACACATGATTTGCCGATTATTCTACATTTTAGTTTCAATTtgaggataaagaaattaaatgttaattGAAATCTTATCAATATAACTGAAATGTAAAATTTCCTTTGCAAGTTCATATATGGCATTTTCTTGACTTTGAACTTAGTGTGCTCATCAGCAGCTCTAACTCCTTTGTTCTTATTGGAGCCCATTTGAGAACTCTCAGAATTAACAGGCCCTTTTATCAATGAATATAatgactatttttattattaatgtaaTTTAATTCCTGAAAACCTGaaacattaatatatatatatattgaaaactAAGGATTATatgtaatttttgcttttagGCTCTTGTGTTAGTATGATTAAaggtataattatttttattctatattcattagagaaaaaatactaaatttatATCATTGtttgaaataacttttaaatggGCACCACCCCTCTGGCTGTAGTCATTTTTGATTCAGCATaatttaactttcattttctatagcataaaaagaaaataattgtttcCTCATGGAAACGGTGGGTGATACTGGCAGTACTACAAGCAGTATTCTCTGAAGAGTTGTGagagtcaaaaacaaaaaaaaaatttgaagaaaacaataaaagcttTTTATAAGGTCTTTTTGGTGTAGTATGTTAAGATAAATTATACACAGAATTGCTTGTGAAGAGCAGTCATTAATACTTAATTGTGTAAAACAATATTATTGGAAAAACCTGCTATTATGCCGGTAGGTGCATAAATTTCACGGGTATTTATCTAGGACTGACTTTATGAGTCTTAGCTTCATCTATGGATTTGGATCAAAAAACTTCCACATCTAATTCAATCCCAAAAGAACTTTTACTTTTTGTCAGGGTAAAGACACTTCAAGAGTCAGCATTGTTGCTTCTTATTTGGTTGGATATTGTGCTTGAATCTTAATTTGGCCATTTATCATCTGTCTAGCTGACCTAATACAATTCTACAtggcctttcttttattttattttttttttccaaactcagGAAGTTAAACAAACTAGAGATCTAACAAGtcttttggttttaaaattctaaatcctTAGATGTgactatcaaaattttaaaaccctGGAATAGTAGGGAAATGTACATAATATGAAATGAAActcatttttatcttctatttgaTACCCACTaccattatcattttattttctatatatatataatcaaaaagcaaaaatggTTTCAATTATTAACTGCTGCACAACTTAAGGTGAACTAATAGCTAAAGACAATGCCAAAGCAAAGATAAGCCATATTGCTAAGAAACTGCAAGTAAACTGCCTGTAAGACTTCAGTGTATACTGAGAATACTCTATTGTAGAGaatttatcttgtttatttttctggcTTTAATAAGTGGATGGAAATAGTTTGTTCAGAGGCTGTTCCCTTAAGATGCAGCCCCAAGCTAGAGTTGTGTTTGACTTACCAATATTGAAAAGACCATGTTGCCAGAATGTCAATATTGTACAAATGTCTGCATAAATCTGAAAGTGGTTTATATTCAAAGTTAGTTTTCCAGTCATGTCTCATGCATATTTAATTGTGAGGACTATTATCAAAAAGCCAGGTTccccaaaaaatatattttattcttagtaACTAATGTTAGCAGAAAAAGTCAATATAAAAATGTGTTCagctacatttttaaagtagGAATATGGTAGGGTTCAGCTGGCCTAAAATCAGCTTTAAAGTCTGTGGTTTGgtgaaatgtttgaaaaatgtTACTTTGGAGGTTTAGCAtcaaaccttaaaaacaaaagcatttgAAAGTAAAGGCAAAGATGGAGTAGAAATTCTTCAAAAGGAGATTAAGGGGCAgttgtttggcctggcagttaagagaCTGACCTCCCACattagggtgcctgggtttgatacctgtctgattgcagcttcctgctaatgcaaaccctgggaggcagctgtgatacCTCAGGTAATTGGGACCCAGCCACCCAGGTGGAATACATGGAgtgagttctcagctctcagctctcagGTTTGGCCCCAGTGAGGGGCCATTGagagtgtttggggagtgaatttgccATTGGGAGCTTACgtgctgtctttctgcctctcgaataaatataAACAAGGCAACAACACCACCAAAAAAACATTTAAGGCAGTTAAAGTTAATAGAAAGTGCTAGTATTAGATGGCTTATATGATgtggcaaaaaaattgaaaactgttTAGAATTTTAGTATTCAGGACCATGATCATGTAGAAGCAtctttggcattttttaaaaaccagtaaTCTATATTTTCTCTTGGAGATGGAGAAATAACAAAATGGGCTGTGCATAgcttttggaattaaaaaaaaaaaaggtctaaaaGGACATATTCTTTTTGCACAAACTTtgaaattttcaattaaaaagttaCCTCATTTTTCAGTTCATAAGGTGCTTTGCTAAAATTTGTGGAATGTTGTACAATGCCATAAATGCTCCCCTGACCCAGCctgtattttgaaatatgcaaaaCCATAACTAAGGGATAACATTCATTAGAAAATTTGTTAGGTTTTGTTTCATTCTTGTTTACCACCAGCAAGGCTAACATGCTTTATCTGATTCACATATAGTTGTCGGTAAAGCACATGGGCAAATGTTGAGTCAATATTTAATTAGTAAATTAAAATGGGAAACCCTTCAATTTGTTTGATTATATTATACTGTGAATATATTGCCTTCGGTATTGGTAATCTATCAAAAGACTTTCAGTGTAGgatttatttccttgttttagCCTTATTCATAGAAGACTAATAATCATTGTAATCATATTTCCCTCAGGAGATGTAGAGGCTTTGAAGCCCTTGTGTTGTTCTCTTGGAGTAAACTGTTCAGTGTGATTATGGAAACTTTCAacgtgattttaaaaaaatttctatttcagtgaaaattaataaaatgatggTTATGATTTTTTCCTATTAAAGACTGATTATAAATTTTACTCTGTCTATTCCATAGAGCTtggtttaaaaaatagaaacagtaaACACTGAAAGCAGTTACGCCCTTGCTCTTGGATTTATTCTCATCAGAGAATAATGACTGTAATCATACATTGGCTTCTTAGTACAAATTGGTGCTTTACAGCAATACAGTGGCAGCAGCAGGCCCTGTATTCAGTAAAGTTCCAGTCTCAGACTGTAAAcctactttaaaatgtttatattcttATTCATGTTCATTTCTTAAGACTTTAATATAAATGGTTGGGTTATCTATCTGTCTACCTTCAGGCTTTCTGCCTGCAAAGCACTCTGAAACTATCTGAGCTAATGAGCTTGGCCAAATAGAAGACAGAATTAGATCACAATTATGAATTGGATTTCTATGACCTTCTAGTattgaagaggaaagaaaaatgtcacCAGAAACTGCTTCTGAACCCCAATCAAGCAACCGACATATGTACTGTTGGTTTGATATAACAGAGAATTTAAAAGCAAGCAAATTAATTCTTTGACTTCATCACttcttgaaatttatttaaagCATGTTCTTCTAATAGTAGGTCTGTTTAAAGACATATCTTAACATCTTATAAGATTTCAGTACTGTCAggaaatgattattttatatgttaaattTAGGTTGCTGGTACTgaggttttttatttcttatgttaTAATGAGTTGCTTGCATGACTACTTACCCAAGTAAAAAGGATGCTCTTTGCTCtggaatgtttattttttagacaGGTTTTGGCTTATTTGCAATCATGGTGCAATATAGTAACATTCATTTGTTGTCAGtcaacagttttatttttgtcataataAATTACTTTTCCAGTATGAAGTGAACcaagtgttttcttttaaaggtaaAATATCTTTGACAGTCTTTTGGTTCAAAGAGATGGAAACTCACCTAAGGTAACAAAGAACAGGAAATTTTATTGCAAGGATGAGGTGGTGGGGGCTCCTTGCACCCAAGGTCAGTAATACAGCTGATCCTAGAACAGGTGGAGCAGAGACTAATGCTGAGGAGTAACAAAAGTTACTTTTCTCCTAACCAGACTGAGTTGTTCTGTTCCCACATGGCAGATAATTCTCACATTGAATAGCTCCTAAACTGTACAAGGAAGATGTCAGATTATTGGTACAGTCTTGGTTACAGTTTCACATTCCCCAGAGCAATTATTCATTAGTCTGCATTGAGTGAGCTCCTCCTCATGATCCAAAGAGCTGGCCGTGTGGAAGATGCATTTATCAAATGGGAATCCCTGAAGAATAGAAATGCAATCCAAAAGGATAAGTACTCTGTTGGGGGATATAACTGGAATCATCTACACATTATGTCTACTATATCGTGTTTTCCTAAAATGTCGAggtgcaatttaaaaataagaaacccTTGGAATGaagtggctggatcatatggtaaatgTATATTGAACTTCTTGGACAAGaaacttgggggccagcactgtggcacagcaggttaaagctccagcctgtagcttcagcatcccatatggactctggttcaagtcccagctgctccactttggatccagctccctgctaatgcacctgagaaagcagtggaagatggcccaagtccttgagcccctgcaaccatgtgggagaccaggaggaagatcctggcccctggctttggatctgcacaactACAGccttggagccatctggggactgaaccagcagctagaagacctttgtctctctctgcctctctgtaactatgcctttcaaaaaaataaatacatctttaaaaaagaaagcatagttATCATTTTGCCATATTTCCAAGTTTTgggtaaattttttaaagcaaactgGATGGTGGAGtatggagggagcttactgctctagtctaggagagatagtgtaaaaaaaaaaagcagagtgtgcagtctcagggaagagttagggagaaaatggcagaggaaactctataaACCAGAGGGACACAATGGACCTACATAGAAGgcatggatgcccacaactcaggaccctagCAGCCCAGAACCCCCACACCAGCGTTGGAGAGTGAGGttagaccagactgcagcagcccaagccactggtgataaagctgcaggaaaaacATAGAAGGAATCCAGATTGGAGCCTCGTAGGGGataatgtacctgccaaactaaaggagaaaaaaaaaggaagggcacATTTCTGTCTCCccgatcaccctgcaatggcatcctgtaacaagccaatagaagTGGGCACCACTTTGGACATACAGAACATCTGTGCCAACTCGtgtccacacccagcaaccaCCACAGATTcttgagtctggtggggagaactgacagggtgctcatgactgtgggagttttgtgtgctgggactgtgaaaaaacagGCTGTGTGGGAGAGCTCACGTagtggctgggacttggggcAGTCATTGTGGAACACTCCACATGATCAAGGATCCCTGGTTACCTACTGAGGGACATTACTGGGGAATCagctcacactgaagactgcacagatcctttgtgtggtccttgggacaaagcagatgaatattatacccactggagaTAGTGCttaggcactggtctcctttgaggagaggggCTCACCctcaactctgattttaaaaaaagatttaccatgccaaatctGGGTATGTCACTTTAGACATACCCTTCACCCTGCAGAACTGAACAgagcctggccacacccaccacacacctgtaGGTATTCACCTAAAGCAGACGCTCCACTAATCTATAGaggaatagtacaaagataaaagtcaccacagtgaaaaaaatcaagaaaccaacgagtatcttCACAAAAGAG is a genomic window containing:
- the ARL5B gene encoding ADP-ribosylation factor-like protein 5B isoform X2; this translates as MNEVVHTSPTIGSNVEEIVVKNTHFLMWDIGGQESLRSSWNTYYSNTEFIILVVDSIDRERLAITKEELYRMLAHEDLRKAAVLIFANKQDMKGCMTAAEISKYLTLSSIKDHPWHIQSCCALTGEGLCQGLEWMTSRIGVR
- the ARL5B gene encoding ADP-ribosylation factor-like protein 5B isoform X1 — translated: MMGLIFAKLWSLFCNQEHKVIIVGLDNAGKTTILYQFLMNEVVHTSPTIGSNVEEIVVKNTHFLMWDIGGQESLRSSWNTYYSNTEFIILVVDSIDRERLAITKEELYRMLAHEDLRKAAVLIFANKQDMKGCMTAAEISKYLTLSSIKDHPWHIQSCCALTGEGLCQGLEWMTSRIGVR